One genomic window of Tachypleus tridentatus isolate NWPU-2018 chromosome 12, ASM421037v1, whole genome shotgun sequence includes the following:
- the LOC143233484 gene encoding MFS-type transporter SLC18B1-like isoform X1 — translation MELENSTTLRSKYRWMTRRQMLTLTTINFSVAFLASCFALLAPFFPELAEKKGATPIQYGFIFGVFNLVMLLVSPVFSKLVLYVTPKFIVVSGTFIAGCCSLLFGTLNRSPPGTPFIALAFILRSVKAVGAAAIFTVGYTIVGAEFDKRRATAFASIELSYGFGTAIGPAVGGLLYEIGGYMVPFFVLGGILMTLTLILFLYLPESEQTFEEESGNFFRVILDFGFFVDMLNILTGLLFIGFNGATLEPHIRQFDLKHSTIGLIFIISGGVYVCGTLFWGHVSDKMPNSRAPLFLASALYGTTCLLLGPAPFISTETCLWMVIVSQVPLGLGSAAKLVVGFNHSLKHTISRGFPDDIPTIATVAGAFNCVNSLGEFIGPSIGGVLLEKVGYKTGTMVLLGFEMAIFVVTVGYSSWLTWKRTRFIEEEKIPVLSTVYHNS, via the exons ATGGAACTTGAAAACAGTACTACCCTAAGAAGCAAGTACCGATGGATGACTCGACGTCAGATGCTAACCCTGACTACAATAAACTTTTCTGTAGCTTTCCTAGCCAGTTGCTTTGCACTTCTGGCGCCATTCTTTCCAGAACTG gCAGAGAAGAAAGGGGCAACACCGATTCAGTACGGCTTTATTTTTGGAGTTTTTAATTTGGTCATGCTTCTAGTATCTCCAGTGTTTTCAAAGTTG GTCCTTTACGTGACACCGAAGTTTATTGTAGTTTCTGGAACGTTCATCGCAGGATGCTGTTCTTTGTTATTTGG CACTTTAAACCGTTCCCCTCCTGGAACCCCATTTATTGCTCTCGCCTTCATTCTAAGATCTGTGAAAGCTGTTGGAGCCGCTGCTATTTTCACTGTTGGGTATACCATTGTTGGAGCAGAGTTTGATAAACGTCGAGCAACTGCATTT GCTTCCATTGAACTGTCATATGGATTTGGTACAGCAATTGGGCCAGCAGTTGGAGGCCTCCTTTATGAG aTAGGAGGGTATATGGTTCCATTTTTTGTTCTTGGAGGAATTTTGATGACGCTTACTTTAATACTTTTCTTGTATCTACCAGAATCAG AACAAACGTTTGAAGAAGAAAGTGGAAATTTTTTCAGAGTAATTCTGGACTTTGGGTTTTTCGTGGATATGCTTAATATCTTAACAGGACTTCTATTTATTGGGTTTAACGGAGCTACACTAGAGCCACACATTAGACAG TTCGACTTGAAGCATTCCACAATAGGgctgatatttattatttctggCGGAGTGTATGTCTGTGGTACTTTATTCTGGGGACATGTTTCCGACAAAATG cCTAATTCCCGTGCACCTTTGTTCTTGGCCAGTGCCCTCTATGGAACAACGTGTTTACTACTGGGACCAGCTCCATTCATTTCTACAGAAAc CTGCCTGTGGATGGTGATTGTATCTCAAGTACCGTTGGGATTAGGCTCAGCAGCCAAGCTTGTGGTGGGATTCAACCATTCCTTAAAACATACAAT ATCACGAGGCTTTCCTGATGATATACCAACCATAGCAACAGTTGCAGGTGCTTTCAACTGTGTTAACAGTCTTGG TGAATTCATTGGACCATCAATAGGTGGAGTTTTACTTGAAAAAGTAGGCTACAAAACTGGAACCATGGTTCTGTTAGGATTTGAAATGGCCATT tTTGTGGTTACTGTTGGTTACTCATCATGGTTAACATGGAAGAGGACAAGATTCATAGAAGAAGAGAAAATTCCTGTTCTCTCAACTGTATATCACAATTCATAA
- the LOC143233484 gene encoding MFS-type transporter SLC18B1-like isoform X2: MELENSTTLRSKYRWMTRRQMLTLTTINFSVAFLASCFALLAPFFPELVLYVTPKFIVVSGTFIAGCCSLLFGTLNRSPPGTPFIALAFILRSVKAVGAAAIFTVGYTIVGAEFDKRRATAFASIELSYGFGTAIGPAVGGLLYEIGGYMVPFFVLGGILMTLTLILFLYLPESEQTFEEESGNFFRVILDFGFFVDMLNILTGLLFIGFNGATLEPHIRQFDLKHSTIGLIFIISGGVYVCGTLFWGHVSDKMPNSRAPLFLASALYGTTCLLLGPAPFISTETCLWMVIVSQVPLGLGSAAKLVVGFNHSLKHTISRGFPDDIPTIATVAGAFNCVNSLGEFIGPSIGGVLLEKVGYKTGTMVLLGFEMAIFVVTVGYSSWLTWKRTRFIEEEKIPVLSTVYHNS; the protein is encoded by the exons ATGGAACTTGAAAACAGTACTACCCTAAGAAGCAAGTACCGATGGATGACTCGACGTCAGATGCTAACCCTGACTACAATAAACTTTTCTGTAGCTTTCCTAGCCAGTTGCTTTGCACTTCTGGCGCCATTCTTTCCAGAACTG GTCCTTTACGTGACACCGAAGTTTATTGTAGTTTCTGGAACGTTCATCGCAGGATGCTGTTCTTTGTTATTTGG CACTTTAAACCGTTCCCCTCCTGGAACCCCATTTATTGCTCTCGCCTTCATTCTAAGATCTGTGAAAGCTGTTGGAGCCGCTGCTATTTTCACTGTTGGGTATACCATTGTTGGAGCAGAGTTTGATAAACGTCGAGCAACTGCATTT GCTTCCATTGAACTGTCATATGGATTTGGTACAGCAATTGGGCCAGCAGTTGGAGGCCTCCTTTATGAG aTAGGAGGGTATATGGTTCCATTTTTTGTTCTTGGAGGAATTTTGATGACGCTTACTTTAATACTTTTCTTGTATCTACCAGAATCAG AACAAACGTTTGAAGAAGAAAGTGGAAATTTTTTCAGAGTAATTCTGGACTTTGGGTTTTTCGTGGATATGCTTAATATCTTAACAGGACTTCTATTTATTGGGTTTAACGGAGCTACACTAGAGCCACACATTAGACAG TTCGACTTGAAGCATTCCACAATAGGgctgatatttattatttctggCGGAGTGTATGTCTGTGGTACTTTATTCTGGGGACATGTTTCCGACAAAATG cCTAATTCCCGTGCACCTTTGTTCTTGGCCAGTGCCCTCTATGGAACAACGTGTTTACTACTGGGACCAGCTCCATTCATTTCTACAGAAAc CTGCCTGTGGATGGTGATTGTATCTCAAGTACCGTTGGGATTAGGCTCAGCAGCCAAGCTTGTGGTGGGATTCAACCATTCCTTAAAACATACAAT ATCACGAGGCTTTCCTGATGATATACCAACCATAGCAACAGTTGCAGGTGCTTTCAACTGTGTTAACAGTCTTGG TGAATTCATTGGACCATCAATAGGTGGAGTTTTACTTGAAAAAGTAGGCTACAAAACTGGAACCATGGTTCTGTTAGGATTTGAAATGGCCATT tTTGTGGTTACTGTTGGTTACTCATCATGGTTAACATGGAAGAGGACAAGATTCATAGAAGAAGAGAAAATTCCTGTTCTCTCAACTGTATATCACAATTCATAA
- the LOC143233484 gene encoding MFS-type transporter SLC18B1-like isoform X4, with translation MELENSTTLRSKYRWMTRRQMLTLTTINFSVAFLASCFALLAPFFPELAEKKGATPIQYGFIFGVFNLVMLLVSPVFSKLVLYVTPKFIVVSGTFIAGCCSLLFGTLNRSPPGTPFIALAFILRSVKAVGAAAIFTVGYTIVGAEFDKRRATAFASIELSYGFGTAIGPAVGGLLYEIGGYMVPFFVLGGILMTLTLILFLYLPESEQTFEEESGNFFRVILDFGFFVDMLNILTGLLFIGFNGATLEPHIRQFDLKHSTIGLIFIISGGVYVCGTLFWGHVSDKMPNSRAPLFLASALYGTTCLLLGPAPFISTETEFIGPSIGGVLLEKVGYKTGTMVLLGFEMAIFVVTVGYSSWLTWKRTRFIEEEKIPVLSTVYHNS, from the exons ATGGAACTTGAAAACAGTACTACCCTAAGAAGCAAGTACCGATGGATGACTCGACGTCAGATGCTAACCCTGACTACAATAAACTTTTCTGTAGCTTTCCTAGCCAGTTGCTTTGCACTTCTGGCGCCATTCTTTCCAGAACTG gCAGAGAAGAAAGGGGCAACACCGATTCAGTACGGCTTTATTTTTGGAGTTTTTAATTTGGTCATGCTTCTAGTATCTCCAGTGTTTTCAAAGTTG GTCCTTTACGTGACACCGAAGTTTATTGTAGTTTCTGGAACGTTCATCGCAGGATGCTGTTCTTTGTTATTTGG CACTTTAAACCGTTCCCCTCCTGGAACCCCATTTATTGCTCTCGCCTTCATTCTAAGATCTGTGAAAGCTGTTGGAGCCGCTGCTATTTTCACTGTTGGGTATACCATTGTTGGAGCAGAGTTTGATAAACGTCGAGCAACTGCATTT GCTTCCATTGAACTGTCATATGGATTTGGTACAGCAATTGGGCCAGCAGTTGGAGGCCTCCTTTATGAG aTAGGAGGGTATATGGTTCCATTTTTTGTTCTTGGAGGAATTTTGATGACGCTTACTTTAATACTTTTCTTGTATCTACCAGAATCAG AACAAACGTTTGAAGAAGAAAGTGGAAATTTTTTCAGAGTAATTCTGGACTTTGGGTTTTTCGTGGATATGCTTAATATCTTAACAGGACTTCTATTTATTGGGTTTAACGGAGCTACACTAGAGCCACACATTAGACAG TTCGACTTGAAGCATTCCACAATAGGgctgatatttattatttctggCGGAGTGTATGTCTGTGGTACTTTATTCTGGGGACATGTTTCCGACAAAATG cCTAATTCCCGTGCACCTTTGTTCTTGGCCAGTGCCCTCTATGGAACAACGTGTTTACTACTGGGACCAGCTCCATTCATTTCTACAGAAAc TGAATTCATTGGACCATCAATAGGTGGAGTTTTACTTGAAAAAGTAGGCTACAAAACTGGAACCATGGTTCTGTTAGGATTTGAAATGGCCATT tTTGTGGTTACTGTTGGTTACTCATCATGGTTAACATGGAAGAGGACAAGATTCATAGAAGAAGAGAAAATTCCTGTTCTCTCAACTGTATATCACAATTCATAA
- the LOC143233484 gene encoding MFS-type transporter SLC18B1-like isoform X3, producing the protein MELENSTTLRSKYRWMTRRQMLTLTTINFSVAFLASCFALLAPFFPELAEKKGATPIQYGFIFGVFNLVMLLVSPVFSKLVLYVTPKFIVVSGTFIAGCCSLLFGTLNRSPPGTPFIALAFILRSVKAVGAAAIFTVGYTIVGAEFDKRRATAFASIELSYGFGTAIGPAVGGLLYEIGGYMVPFFVLGGILMTLTLILFLYLPESEQTFEEESGNFFRVILDFGFFVDMLNILTGLLFIGFNGATLEPHIRQFDLKHSTIGLIFIISGGVYVCGTLFWGHVSDKMPNSRAPLFLASALYGTTCLLLGPAPFISTETSRGFPDDIPTIATVAGAFNCVNSLGEFIGPSIGGVLLEKVGYKTGTMVLLGFEMAIFVVTVGYSSWLTWKRTRFIEEEKIPVLSTVYHNS; encoded by the exons ATGGAACTTGAAAACAGTACTACCCTAAGAAGCAAGTACCGATGGATGACTCGACGTCAGATGCTAACCCTGACTACAATAAACTTTTCTGTAGCTTTCCTAGCCAGTTGCTTTGCACTTCTGGCGCCATTCTTTCCAGAACTG gCAGAGAAGAAAGGGGCAACACCGATTCAGTACGGCTTTATTTTTGGAGTTTTTAATTTGGTCATGCTTCTAGTATCTCCAGTGTTTTCAAAGTTG GTCCTTTACGTGACACCGAAGTTTATTGTAGTTTCTGGAACGTTCATCGCAGGATGCTGTTCTTTGTTATTTGG CACTTTAAACCGTTCCCCTCCTGGAACCCCATTTATTGCTCTCGCCTTCATTCTAAGATCTGTGAAAGCTGTTGGAGCCGCTGCTATTTTCACTGTTGGGTATACCATTGTTGGAGCAGAGTTTGATAAACGTCGAGCAACTGCATTT GCTTCCATTGAACTGTCATATGGATTTGGTACAGCAATTGGGCCAGCAGTTGGAGGCCTCCTTTATGAG aTAGGAGGGTATATGGTTCCATTTTTTGTTCTTGGAGGAATTTTGATGACGCTTACTTTAATACTTTTCTTGTATCTACCAGAATCAG AACAAACGTTTGAAGAAGAAAGTGGAAATTTTTTCAGAGTAATTCTGGACTTTGGGTTTTTCGTGGATATGCTTAATATCTTAACAGGACTTCTATTTATTGGGTTTAACGGAGCTACACTAGAGCCACACATTAGACAG TTCGACTTGAAGCATTCCACAATAGGgctgatatttattatttctggCGGAGTGTATGTCTGTGGTACTTTATTCTGGGGACATGTTTCCGACAAAATG cCTAATTCCCGTGCACCTTTGTTCTTGGCCAGTGCCCTCTATGGAACAACGTGTTTACTACTGGGACCAGCTCCATTCATTTCTACAGAAAc ATCACGAGGCTTTCCTGATGATATACCAACCATAGCAACAGTTGCAGGTGCTTTCAACTGTGTTAACAGTCTTGG TGAATTCATTGGACCATCAATAGGTGGAGTTTTACTTGAAAAAGTAGGCTACAAAACTGGAACCATGGTTCTGTTAGGATTTGAAATGGCCATT tTTGTGGTTACTGTTGGTTACTCATCATGGTTAACATGGAAGAGGACAAGATTCATAGAAGAAGAGAAAATTCCTGTTCTCTCAACTGTATATCACAATTCATAA
- the LOC143233484 gene encoding MFS-type transporter SLC18B1-like isoform X5, whose amino-acid sequence MELENSTTLRSKYRWMTRRQMLTLTTINFSVAFLASCFALLAPFFPELAEKKGATPIQYGFIFGVFNLVMLLVSPVFSKLVLYVTPKFIVVSGTFIAGCCSLLFGTLNRSPPGTPFIALAFILRSVKAVGAAAIFTVGYTIVGAEFDKRRATAFASIELSYGFGTAIGPAVGGLLYEIGGYMVPFFVLGGILMTLTLILFLYLPESEQTFEEESGNFFRVILDFGFFVDMLNILTGLLFIGFNGATLEPHIRQFDLKHSTIGLIFIISGGVYVCGTLFWGHVSDKMPNSRAPLFLASALYGTTCLLLGPAPFISTETCLWMVIVSQVPLGLGSAAKLVVGFNHSLKHTISRGFPDDIPTIATVAGAFNCVNSLG is encoded by the exons ATGGAACTTGAAAACAGTACTACCCTAAGAAGCAAGTACCGATGGATGACTCGACGTCAGATGCTAACCCTGACTACAATAAACTTTTCTGTAGCTTTCCTAGCCAGTTGCTTTGCACTTCTGGCGCCATTCTTTCCAGAACTG gCAGAGAAGAAAGGGGCAACACCGATTCAGTACGGCTTTATTTTTGGAGTTTTTAATTTGGTCATGCTTCTAGTATCTCCAGTGTTTTCAAAGTTG GTCCTTTACGTGACACCGAAGTTTATTGTAGTTTCTGGAACGTTCATCGCAGGATGCTGTTCTTTGTTATTTGG CACTTTAAACCGTTCCCCTCCTGGAACCCCATTTATTGCTCTCGCCTTCATTCTAAGATCTGTGAAAGCTGTTGGAGCCGCTGCTATTTTCACTGTTGGGTATACCATTGTTGGAGCAGAGTTTGATAAACGTCGAGCAACTGCATTT GCTTCCATTGAACTGTCATATGGATTTGGTACAGCAATTGGGCCAGCAGTTGGAGGCCTCCTTTATGAG aTAGGAGGGTATATGGTTCCATTTTTTGTTCTTGGAGGAATTTTGATGACGCTTACTTTAATACTTTTCTTGTATCTACCAGAATCAG AACAAACGTTTGAAGAAGAAAGTGGAAATTTTTTCAGAGTAATTCTGGACTTTGGGTTTTTCGTGGATATGCTTAATATCTTAACAGGACTTCTATTTATTGGGTTTAACGGAGCTACACTAGAGCCACACATTAGACAG TTCGACTTGAAGCATTCCACAATAGGgctgatatttattatttctggCGGAGTGTATGTCTGTGGTACTTTATTCTGGGGACATGTTTCCGACAAAATG cCTAATTCCCGTGCACCTTTGTTCTTGGCCAGTGCCCTCTATGGAACAACGTGTTTACTACTGGGACCAGCTCCATTCATTTCTACAGAAAc CTGCCTGTGGATGGTGATTGTATCTCAAGTACCGTTGGGATTAGGCTCAGCAGCCAAGCTTGTGGTGGGATTCAACCATTCCTTAAAACATACAAT ATCACGAGGCTTTCCTGATGATATACCAACCATAGCAACAGTTGCAGGTGCTTTCAACTGTGTTAACAGTCTTGGGTAG